CTGTTCAATTTGTTCAAGTGTTACGCTTTTTGTAGCACATACTATACTCAACAAACCAACCACATCAAAATAAATAGAAAACATTGCACAAAAATTATGTGGAAAAATAATAAAAAAGAGGAAAAAAGTAAAAAAAATAGAAAGAATTTTTTTTATAAAATTCTTAATTTAGTTTAGAAATATTTGTATAAATCATTATTAATAAACTCAGTTTTGATATCTTGATGACTTTCAAAGTAATCATCTATCCTTGTTACAACATTATTTGCAGCTTCCATTTCATTTACATAAGATATCTTACTATTTGTATCAGACCTATTTTCATATATCTTCTCTAAACTATTTGCTGCATTACGTAGATGTCCATTTAATTCTATTTGTAATTCTAAAAATCCTTTTCGTGTTTCATTATTTGTAGAATTTTTATATTCTGACAGATTTAAATATACACTTTCATATGAATTTTTTATTTGTGTTATATTTTCAGAGGTTAAATTTCCAGAATCTACATTTCTAAGCACAGTACTAGTTGTGTTTGATTGGTTTAATAATGTATCAGTTTCCATGTTAATAAAGTCTTCTCTGTCTTGTTCAGTCATTTGTGCAGGAATATAACTTGCAGCAAGTAGTATGACTAATACAATAATTGCTACTATAACAAGTTTTCTAAAATTTTCTAGTGTAAATTTTGTATCTGTTTTTTCATAGTCATCATAGTCATATGTTGTTTGTTGTTGTATTCTTTTTTCTAATGTTTCAGCATCTATTTTTTTTGTTTTATGTTTTTCTGTTTTTTCAATTTTTTCATTAGTTTTATCTTCTTGTGGATAGTGTCTATTATCATATCCTAAATCTTCACCACACTTTGTACATATATTAATAAAGTCAGGATTATCTGTTCCACATTTTGAACATTTTCTCATTATTTCACCTCCATCTTCTTTTTAATTATGAATGATTAAAATAATATGAATTCATTATTTTAAATCAAATTCTATTAAATAGTTTTGTTTATTTTTATTGATAAATGTTATATTAATATTTCAACCAACTTAATCATGATAATAATTAGAATAATAGAATAACTAGTTTATTTCATGAAATTACTTAGAAAAAAATAGTTACATATACTATTAATAAACATACTATTATGTAAGTGATTATTGTGACAATAGTTGAGAAAAGTCGTGAAATAGAAGATGATATTAAAACATTGTTTGAATTAAATCTTGTTGTATTTGAACAAACTGTACTGGTATCCAAAAATCTTATCTACAGTATTTGTCATGTTCCACAGTTAAATGTTTATGATGTTGTTATTGAAGATAAAATAAAAGGTGAACTTATAGTCTATCAAACATTTGCAAAATTATCTAATTCAACATTAAAATATTTTAATCTATTACGTGATGAAACTTATCTTGATGGATTTGGTAATGACTTTAAATGTATTAGTCATGTGATTGAATATAACATATATTAAATAAAGAGGTGTTTAGTTTTATGAAAAATCCGATTATGGCAGCGATATTATCTTTCTTTAGTGGTATTGGAAATTTATATCTTGAATTATATACTCGTTTTGCAATAACAGTAATACTAGGAATTATTCTAGGATACATTGGAACATTTAATGCTAATGTAGCTGGTTTCACATTTGTCATGTACATATACTTTGCATATGATTCATACATTGTTACAAATGCATTAAATAATGATCATGATATTCCAAAATTATTTGCAGTAATACCTGCATACTAAAAGAAAAAAAATAGTTTATTCATTAATACCTATATAATCATTTTTTTTTACTATCCTCATTAATATCTTTTT
Above is a window of Methanosphaera sp. WGK6 DNA encoding:
- a CDS encoding zinc ribbon domain-containing protein, with protein sequence MRKCSKCGTDNPDFINICTKCGEDLGYDNRHYPQEDKTNEKIEKTEKHKTKKIDAETLEKRIQQQTTYDYDDYEKTDTKFTLENFRKLVIVAIIVLVILLAASYIPAQMTEQDREDFINMETDTLLNQSNTTSTVLRNVDSGNLTSENITQIKNSYESVYLNLSEYKNSTNNETRKGFLELQIELNGHLRNAANSLEKIYENRSDTNSKISYVNEMEAANNVVTRIDDYFESHQDIKTEFINNDLYKYF